A window of Salmo trutta chromosome 5, fSalTru1.1, whole genome shotgun sequence contains these coding sequences:
- the gins1 gene encoding DNA replication complex GINS protein PSF1 codes for MFCEKAIEIIRELHRMGDGQLPAFNEDGIRQVLEEMKALYEQNQSDVNEAKSEGKSELIPTIKFRHCCLLRNQRCIAAYLYDRLLRIRTLRWEYGSVLPTNIRFHMCAEELEWFNQYKKSLATFMRSLGGEEGLDITQDMKPPKSLYIEVRCLKDHGEFEIDDGTIILLKKNSQHFLPRWKCEQLIRQGVLEHIMS; via the exons ATGTTTTGTGAAAAGGCAATCGAAATAATCAGAGAACTTCACCGGATGGGCGATGGTCAACTGCCTGCATTCAAT GAAGATGGTATTCGTCAGGTGCTGGAGGAGATGAAAGCATTATATGAGCAGAATCAAAGTGATGT CAATGAAGCCAAGTCTGAGGGGAAAAGTGAGCTGATTCCAACCATCAAGTTCCGTCACTGCTGTCTGCTGAGAAACCAACGTTGCATCGCTGCCTACCT CTATGACAGGCTCCTCCGCATTCGGACTTTGAGGTGGGAGTACGGAAGTGTGTTGCCCACAAACATCCGCTTCCACATGTGTGCAGAAGAG TTGGAATGGTTTAACCAGTACAAGAAGTCATTGGCTACCTTCATGAGGTCCcttggaggagaggaaggacttGACATAACACAGGACATGAAGCCTCCAAAGAGTTTGTACATTGAG GTGCGCTGTTTAAAAGATCATGGCGAGTTTGAAATAGACGACGGGACCATCATTCTTCTGAAGAAAAACAGTCAG CACTTCCTGCCACGGTGGAAGTGTGAGCAGTTGATTCGCCAGGGGGTCTTGGAGCACATCATGTCTTGA